CCGGAAAAAGGAATCCTATTTACATGCACATTGAATACAGACATGAAAATACTTACTTTTATACATGGTTTGCCATCATAATTGTTGGCTTCCAAATTTTCTATACCTATAACTTTTCCGTCAGCCGGAGAAATCAACAGGTCTTCTTCTTGGGGAATCTGTCTTTCTGGATCCCTGAAAAACCATAGGGAAAAAACAGTTAAGAAAAACATGGGAAGAGAAATAAAAGAAATCCCTGCAAGAAAAAAAATAAAAAACACAAGAAAGAAAAAACCAATAAAAGGATAACCATATCTGGTTATTTTAGTTAATTTTTCAATTTTTTTAATAGAAATCATAATTTAATCCGTTTGTTATAAGTATCAAATCAAAAGTTCATCTTTAAATCAAGATTTTTGTTCAAAGCTTTCTTCAGCATTGGATCTTCTTATATAATTAGGAAGCACTCCAAACTTGTCATCTGAGAAATTTTTTTCAAATTTTTCTTTTGCAATTTCACAGATTACTCCAGACTTTGCTTCTCTCATCCAGGCTGGAGGACAATATACTTTTTTAAATGAAAGATCAAAAAAATCTTTATACATCAATGCCCCATTACCTGTAAGAATAATTTCACCACAGCCATCATCTTTTATCAGCTCCGGCTTTCCAACAGATTCAGGAGTTTTTTCACAAAGCTTTCCATTTTCAAATCTATAAAAAGAGTAATAAACCTCTTTTCTTCTAGCATCTATAACGCTTAAGACTTTTTTATCACTATATCTGAACAAATAAGCTGATGCATCAAGGGAAGAAACTCCAATAAGAGGTTTTTTAAGGGAAAATGAAATCCCTTTTAAAGTGCTTACTCCTATTCTCACCCCTGTAAAATTACCAGGCCCTTTGCATACTGCAAACAGATCTGTTTCAGCCAACTCTTTTTTAGCAAGCTTATAGCAATAATTGATATTTGAAATTATATTCCTTGAGTGTGTCCCCCTGTTTTTAAAAGATATTTCAGACAAAACCCTATCGTCTTCAAAAAGAGCCAAATTTAAATATTCTGCTGCTGTGTCTGCTGAAAATACAAGCATTTTATTTTTTACCGGTTTTGTTTTTTTTTATTTTTCGTTTTAAGATACCCTCACCAATTGCAACTTCAAGGACCTGCTCAATATTTGAAACAGGAACAAACTTAATTTTTCTTTTTACATTTTTAGGTAATTCAGAAAGTTCCTTTTTATTTTTATCAGGAAATATTATTGTTTTTATTCCCCCCCTTAAAGCTCCAAGGGCTTTTTCTTTAAGTCCTCCAATTGGAAGAACTCTTCCTCTTAAGGTAATTTCTCCTGTCATTGCAACATCATTTTTAACCGGCTTATCAATCATTGCAGAAATCAGAGCCGTTGCCATTGATATTCCAGCCGAAGGGCCGTCTTTTGGAATTGCACCTGCCGGAACATGAATATGAATATCCCTATTTTCAAAAAACTCTTCATCTGCACTTAGATATTCAAGCTTTGACTTGGCATAGCTCAAGGCTGCTCTTGCTGATTCCTGCATCACATCACCAATTTGTCCGGTAATTTGAACCTCTCCTTTTCCAGGAAGAATTGAAGCTTCAATATACAAAACTTCACCACCAACTTCAGTCCAGGCAAGTCCTGTTGAAAGCCCCACCTGACTTTCCTCCTTATCCATTTCAGGCTGAAACTTTGAAATCCCAAGAAAGTTCACAAGATTTGAAGTTGTTACCCTTATAGAGGTTTTCTTTTCTTCCACTATCAGCCTTGCAGATTTTCTTGTAATCGCACTAATTTCTCTTTCAAGATTTCTCACCCCTGACTCTGCTGTATACTCAGTTATTATTTTCTTTAAGGCGTTATCACTTATAAGAAGCTGATCTTCTTTGATCCCACAGTCTTTTTTCTGCCTTGGGATAAGATAGTTTTTTGCTATTTCTTCTTTTTCTTCAGGAGTATAGCCTGAAAGCTCAATAACTTCCATCCTGTCAAGCAAAGCAGAGGGAATGGTATCTGTCATATTTGCAGTCAAGATGAACATTACCTTTGAAAGATCAAAGGGAAGATTTAAATAATGATCACTGAATTCAAAGTTTTGTTCAGGATCAAGGGCTTCAAGAAGAGCTGAAGAAGGATCTCCCCTGAAATCTGAACCAAGTTTATCTATTTCATCAAGCATAAATATTGGATTTTTTGAGCCACAATCTTTAATTCCCTGAATAATTCTTCCAGGCATTGCTCCTATATAAGTCCTTCTATGACCTCTTATCTCAGCCTCATCTCTTATTCCACCAAGGGAAACCCTGTGAAACTTTCTATTTGTTGCCCTTGCAATCGCCTGCCCAAGAGAAGTCTTACCAACTCCAGGAGGACCAGCAAAACATAAGATAGGAGACTTGGAATTGGGATTAAGCTTTTTTACACTTAAGTATTCCAAAATTCTTTCTTTTATTTTTTCAAGACCATAATGACGCTTATCAAGCTCTTCTGCGGCTTTTTTCATATCAACCAAGCCTTTGGAAGTTTTTGACCAAGGAAGCTCTACAAGCCAATCAAGATAGGTTCTTATCACGCCTGCTTCAGAAGAATCTGAATGCATCTGCTCAAATCTTTTAAGCTGTTTTTTAGCTTCTTTTTGAACTTTTGCAGGCATTTTTGCTTTTTTTATTTTCTTGTTATAATCCTCAACCTCTTCGACCTTATCATCAGACTCTCCAAGCTCTTTATGGATTGCCCTCATTTGTTCCCTTAAATAATAATCTTTCTGGTTCTTTGAAATTTCATCACGGACATCTGACTGAATTTTTGCCTGAACAACAGAAAGCTCAACTTCCTTCATCAGGTAGTCATTTACTTTTTTAAGTTTTGCTTTTATATCCCTTTCTTCAAGCAAAGACTGAGCTTCATCTATTTTGAGCTGAAGATTTGAAGCAACAAGATCCGCAAGTTTAGAAGGCTCTTCAATTGAGTCAAAAACTGCTTTTATATCACTTGTAAGTTCTCCTCTAAGACCAAGTATTTTTTCACTTTGTTCCTTGATATTTCTGACAAGAGCTTCGATTTCCATATCAAAGTCTTTAATTTCAAGATCTTCAATAAGCTCAACCTTAACATCAAAATATGGAGTTTCACTTAAATATTCCTTGATCTCACCTTTACTAACTCCCTGAACAAGAGCCTTGACCTTTCCATCTGGAAGCTTGAGTATTCTCAACACCTTGGCTATTGTGCCAACTGAGTAGATTTCTTTTTTATCAGGTTCTTCAGATATTGGATCTTTTTGAGTAGCAAGAAATACATAATTATTTACTCTGACAGAAGCTTCAATTGCCTTTGTCGACTTTTCTCTTCCCACAAAAAGAGGAAGAAGCATGTCTGTAAAAATCACAACATCTCTAACAGGCATCATGGGCATGTTTTCCGGGATATCTTCCCTGTTAAATTCTTCCTCAAGTATGTTTATAAGATCATCTTTATCTGTTTCAGCCATTCTTTCTCCTGGATTATTTAATGAGCGAAAACTTTCTTTGTGTCCATTATTGAACTGATTCAAGATTATGGTTTTCGGTCAATCGCAAATTAAAAATTTTAACTTCCCTTTGCAGGGCAATCTTTGTAATATAATACAACTTTTTGAGTTGACAATACCACAAATCTGGTATTTCCCTTTTTTTGCTAATTAAAGCCATTAACAATCTAAAATAAAATGAAAGCAACTTAATGTATTCTTTTAATTTAATCCTTTTTACATCGTTTATTTTTGGTTCATCTATTGGAAGTTTTTTAAATGTATGTATTTTAAGAATTCCAAATGAAATTTCAATAGCTTTCCCACCTTCTTCATGCCCAAACTGCCAAACTTCCATAAAATGGTATGATAATCTTCCCATATTAAGCTATATTTTTCTTTGGGGCAAATGCAGAAACTGCAAATCTAAAATCTCTATCCAATATCCTTTAATTGAACTTTTTACAGGCTTTATGGCAGTTTATACTGTATTTATATTTTCATTAACAATTAAATCCCTTTTTGTATTTGTTTTTATCTGCGTTCTTGTTGTTGTAAGTGTAATTGATCTCCATCATAAAATCATTCCTGATATTATAAGTCTTCCTGGAATTCCTGTTTTTTTTATTCTGGCCCTGATTATAAATGAAATAAAAATCCTTGATCTTATTTTAGGAGTTTTAATCGGAGGAGGAATTCTTTATCTTATAGCATTTTTATACTACCTTTTTACTAAAAAAGAAGGAATGGGAGGAGGAGACATAAAGCTTCTTGCCATGATTGGTGGATTTATAGGGTATAAAGGAGTTCTTTTCACAATTTTTGCATCTTCACTTATAGGAACAACAATCGGTCTTTTGCTGATTATGGTTAAAGGCAGAGATATGAAATACGCCATTCCTTTTGGCCCGTTTCTTTCTCTTGGTGCTTTGATTTACATATTTTTTGGTGACTATTTAATTTTTCAATATATAAACTTCATAAGAGGATAAAAATCCACTTGATTATATTTTTTTTGAGAATATAGTCCTTTTTTAAGATTTAACTTATAAGGAACTTTAATCCATGTCCACCTAAAAAAACATCATACCTGGAACAAACTATTTTCATATAAATTTTTTCTAAAACTTAAATTTGGCGTATAATGAATCAGATAAAATTAAGAACAGCTCTTCCCAAAGACGAAGACTTTATAGTTTCACTTGAACAGCTTTCTTTTCCAAAAGAAAAACAAAGCACAAAAAAATCTATACAAAACAGCATTAACAGTAAAAATCAAATTGTATATATTGCAGAAATAAAAGGTATTCCAGCAGGATCTGCTATCCTTTTTCTTTATAAACATTCCCTTAGAATTTATTCCATTGCTGTTCATCCCGATTTCCAAAAAAAAGGACTGGGAAAATTTTTATTAAATAAAATATCTAAAACAGCTCAGGAAAAAGGATTTAAAAAAATAACCCTGGAAGTTGAATCAAAAAATGAACAGCTTGTAAAATGGTACCAAAAATTTTCCTTTGAAAAAACAGAGTTTTTAAAAAACTATTACGGCACTGATAAGACAGGATTCCGGATGGAAAAAAACATTTCCTGCCGCTATGAGGATTCTGAAGAAGCCGGAAACATAATTGTAGTTGATAATCCCAAAAAATATTCCCTTGATTTTCCCGGGATAAAAATTATTTCTGCAAAAGATTATCTTTCACTGAAATTGTTTAGAAATTCAGAAAAAATTAATGTGCTAAACCTTTGCTCCAATTATAAGGCCCATTCAATGGGTTATTATATTTCACTTATTTCTTCGGCAAGAAATCATAGGGTGATTCCCTCGGTAATGACTGTAAAAGATATTACCAACATTTCAATTGCCCAGACTCTTTTTGAAGAAATAAGAGATGTGTTTGATGAAAAACTTAAATCTTTAAAAAACCAATATTTTGAAATTATTGTTATTTTAGGAAAAACACCCACAAAAGAATATAACAATCTTGCAAAAAAGCTTTTTTCAATCTTTGAAATTCCTTTTTTCCAAATTGTTTTTACAAAAAAAGAATCCTGGAAAATAAAAAAAGTTTCTCTTTTAAATATTGATAATGCTTTAAATGAATATCCAGAACTTTTTAAAGAAGCCTTATCTGATTATTTTGATAAAAAAAGATATAGAAAAACAAGACTTAAAAACTATAAATATGATCTTGCAATTTTAGTAAACCCCGAAGAAAAAACACCTCCATCATGTGAAAAAGCCTTGAACAAGTTTAAAAAGGCTGCTGAAAAAACAGGATTTTACACTGAGTTCATAACCAAAACAGACTATAGAAGACTTTGCGAATTTGATGCTTTATTTATAAGAGAAACAACAGCTATTGAAAACCACACCTACCAAATAGCAAGACATGCCTACACAGAAGGTCTTGTGGTAATTGACGATCCATGGTCAATTCTTTTATGCTCAAATAAAGTTTATTTAAACGAACGTCTTGACCGTGCAGGAATAAAACAGCCTAGATCATGGCTTTTAACAAAAAAAATGCTCCATACATCAATAACAGAATCACTTCCTTTTCCAATTGTACTAAAGCTCCCTGAGAGCTCTTTTTCCCTGGGAGTATTTAAAGTTAAATCTCCAGAAGAACTTAAATCAAAATTATCTTCTCTTCTTTTAAAAAGCGATCTTGTAATTGCCCAGGAATATCTTCAAACAGACTATGACTGGAGAATTGGTGTTCTTGACAACCAGCCTCTTTTTGCCTGTAAATATTTCATGGCTCAAGGTCATTGGCAGATTTATAATTGGGAGTCCCAGGAAAATCCCGATTTTTCAGGAATGACTGAAGCTGTTCCAATAAATCAAGTACCTTCAAAAATTTTAAAAGCAGCTGTAAAATCATCATCTCTTATTGGGAATGGGCTTTATGGAGTTGATATAAAAGAAATTAAAGGAAGCCCTGTGATAATTGAAATCAATGACAATCCAAATATAGATTCAGGAATTGAAGATCAGCTTCTTGGAGAAGAACTCTACCTTAGAATAATGAACTCCTTTTTCAATAGAATTGAAAAAGAAAGACAAAATCCTAACTTTTTACTCTAATTCAGGAGTTTAACAAATAACTCGCCCTGACACTTAAACAAAAAAAACAAATAATTTAATAGCCAGATTTAAAAGTGATCCAAATTTAATATTGATATGGTGTGTTTGCTTTAAAAAACATTCCAAAATAATAATAACAATTAAATAGTTGCAAAAGCTCCCCTTAAAATTGTCATGAATAAAACTAACTTTTTAAATCTTGAGCCTGGATTAAAATCCTTCTATAAAAAACCTGTGTAGTACAGGGACAAATACAAAAATTTTATATTAAGCCGGAATTCTAAGATAAAAGAAAACCGGCTCCTTATAAACAAAATCAATCAGCTTTTTTATACTTCAGACAAAATTCTATCGTACATTTTGCCAACCCCATAATCTCTTCTTCTCATAAATTTGTTTGTAGAAGGACCAGTAAGCTGCATTTCAGGATTTCTTTCAAGAACACTCAAGGCTATTGCCATTTCTTTGGTGCAGCCTGTACTGTATGTAGAGTCTTTACCCACCCATTCAGGAGGAACTTTTTTTCCAAGAAGTTTAAATGAATAGGCAATGTCATCATAACTCTGGAATCTCCAGATATCAATATAACCGCTTCTTTGCACTATTTCCCACATATACATTAAATCATCTGCATCCATTCCTGATTCATAATATTTGGAAGGATTGATTATAAATGTATTTTCATAGCTTTGCTCCAAATAGGATATAAAAGTAGACATAATTTCAGTGGCTTCATCAATCTTGCCTGGAATGGAACCTATTATACCGCTGTAAAACATCACAGTTGAACCAGACTCTTTTTTGGTTCTCATTTTTTCAATTATCTCGGCTGCCTTTTTTTCAAGATCTTCTCTTCTAAACCTTATCACTTCAGGATGGGCTGC
This window of the Desulforegulaceae bacterium genome carries:
- the lon gene encoding endopeptidase La, with product MAETDKDDLINILEEEFNREDIPENMPMMPVRDVVIFTDMLLPLFVGREKSTKAIEASVRVNNYVFLATQKDPISEEPDKKEIYSVGTIAKVLRILKLPDGKVKALVQGVSKGEIKEYLSETPYFDVKVELIEDLEIKDFDMEIEALVRNIKEQSEKILGLRGELTSDIKAVFDSIEEPSKLADLVASNLQLKIDEAQSLLEERDIKAKLKKVNDYLMKEVELSVVQAKIQSDVRDEISKNQKDYYLREQMRAIHKELGESDDKVEEVEDYNKKIKKAKMPAKVQKEAKKQLKRFEQMHSDSSEAGVIRTYLDWLVELPWSKTSKGLVDMKKAAEELDKRHYGLEKIKERILEYLSVKKLNPNSKSPILCFAGPPGVGKTSLGQAIARATNRKFHRVSLGGIRDEAEIRGHRRTYIGAMPGRIIQGIKDCGSKNPIFMLDEIDKLGSDFRGDPSSALLEALDPEQNFEFSDHYLNLPFDLSKVMFILTANMTDTIPSALLDRMEVIELSGYTPEEKEEIAKNYLIPRQKKDCGIKEDQLLISDNALKKIITEYTAESGVRNLEREISAITRKSARLIVEEKKTSIRVTTSNLVNFLGISKFQPEMDKEESQVGLSTGLAWTEVGGEVLYIEASILPGKGEVQITGQIGDVMQESARAALSYAKSKLEYLSADEEFFENRDIHIHVPAGAIPKDGPSAGISMATALISAMIDKPVKNDVAMTGEITLRGRVLPIGGLKEKALGALRGGIKTIIFPDKNKKELSELPKNVKRKIKFVPVSNIEQVLEVAIGEGILKRKIKKNKTGKK
- a CDS encoding phosphatidylserine decarboxylase family protein, giving the protein MISIKKIEKLTKITRYGYPFIGFFFLVFFIFFLAGISFISLPMFFLTVFSLWFFRDPERQIPQEEDLLISPADGKVIGIENLEANNYDGKPCIKVSIFMSVFNVHVNRIPFSGKIAKIKYFPGKFFNAALDKASLDNERNAILIETDKGFSFWTVQIAGLIARRIVCPLEEGEQVLKGNRYGMIRFGSRLELYLPLTSEILVKKGEMVKAGSSVVCRIK
- a CDS encoding prepilin peptidase codes for the protein MYSFNLILFTSFIFGSSIGSFLNVCILRIPNEISIAFPPSSCPNCQTSIKWYDNLPILSYIFLWGKCRNCKSKISIQYPLIELFTGFMAVYTVFIFSLTIKSLFVFVFICVLVVVSVIDLHHKIIPDIISLPGIPVFFILALIINEIKILDLILGVLIGGGILYLIAFLYYLFTKKEGMGGGDIKLLAMIGGFIGYKGVLFTIFASSLIGTTIGLLLIMVKGRDMKYAIPFGPFLSLGALIYIFFGDYLIFQYINFIRG
- the tsaB gene encoding tRNA (adenosine(37)-N6)-threonylcarbamoyltransferase complex dimerization subunit type 1 TsaB, with product MLVFSADTAAEYLNLALFEDDRVLSEISFKNRGTHSRNIISNINYCYKLAKKELAETDLFAVCKGPGNFTGVRIGVSTLKGISFSLKKPLIGVSSLDASAYLFRYSDKKVLSVIDARRKEVYYSFYRFENGKLCEKTPESVGKPELIKDDGCGEIILTGNGALMYKDFFDLSFKKVYCPPAWMREAKSGVICEIAKEKFEKNFSDDKFGVLPNYIRRSNAEESFEQKS
- a CDS encoding GNAT family N-acetyltransferase, whose product is MNQIKLRTALPKDEDFIVSLEQLSFPKEKQSTKKSIQNSINSKNQIVYIAEIKGIPAGSAILFLYKHSLRIYSIAVHPDFQKKGLGKFLLNKISKTAQEKGFKKITLEVESKNEQLVKWYQKFSFEKTEFLKNYYGTDKTGFRMEKNISCRYEDSEEAGNIIVVDNPKKYSLDFPGIKIISAKDYLSLKLFRNSEKINVLNLCSNYKAHSMGYYISLISSARNHRVIPSVMTVKDITNISIAQTLFEEIRDVFDEKLKSLKNQYFEIIVILGKTPTKEYNNLAKKLFSIFEIPFFQIVFTKKESWKIKKVSLLNIDNALNEYPELFKEALSDYFDKKRYRKTRLKNYKYDLAILVNPEEKTPPSCEKALNKFKKAAEKTGFYTEFITKTDYRRLCEFDALFIRETTAIENHTYQIARHAYTEGLVVIDDPWSILLCSNKVYLNERLDRAGIKQPRSWLLTKKMLHTSITESLPFPIVLKLPESSFSLGVFKVKSPEELKSKLSSLLLKSDLVIAQEYLQTDYDWRIGVLDNQPLFACKYFMAQGHWQIYNWESQENPDFSGMTEAVPINQVPSKILKAAVKSSSLIGNGLYGVDIKEIKGSPVIIEINDNPNIDSGIEDQLLGEELYLRIMNSFFNRIEKERQNPNFLL